Sequence from the Nitrospirota bacterium genome:
CCGACGATCCGCACCAACTTGCGTTCACATAACGTGCGGAGGACACCGGACGTTTCCACGCCACGGATCTCTTCGATCTCGGATCGCACCAGCGGTTGCTTGTAGGCAATAATGGCAAGGGATTCGAGCGCGGAACGAGACAGCTTTTGCGCTGCCTTGGCTTTATCCATCCGTTTCAGCCAGGGGCCATATTCCTGCTTCGTCACCAGCCGATACCCGCCTGCCACCTGCACGAGCTGAATGCCGCGCCCTTCCTGATCCAAGTCGTGCGCGAGAATATCCAGCGCCTGCACCACTTCGGCCCGTGAGACCGTTCCCAAGATCGACATGAGCCGCGCGACCGGCACAGGCTCTGGCGACACGAACAAGATGGCTTCAAGAATCGCTTTCAGTTCCCGCACGTCGATCGCGACAGACTGGCTGCTCATCACCTCAGCGATAACGTCCTTCGCCGCTGCGTCTGGCTCCTGCGTCTCGCTGGCCTCG
This genomic interval carries:
- the scpB gene encoding SMC-Scp complex subunit ScpB, translated to MSSTVEQEVDDMTLVDTAPTIEASETQEPDAAAKDVIAEVMSSQSVAIDVRELKAILEAILFVSPEPVPVARLMSILGTVSRAEVVQALDILAHDLDQEGRGIQLVQVAGGYRLVTKQEYGPWLKRMDKAKAAQKLSRSALESLAIIAYKQPLVRSEIEEIRGVETSGVLRTLCERKLVRIVGRKDVPGRPIMYGTTKFFLEHFGLQDLTQLPPLREFKELGESEQALLPIEQESLVAVQTSESSDSETLPVTSDLAEGESVLSFDVETNETLLQEPVEQA